The sequence AAGACCCGGCGACGGATCCACCTCCCCCGCTACGACGCCGACGCCTTCGGCGTCTTCGCCGAGCGCTTCGCGCGGTTCATGGGCACTGCCACCTTCCTGATCTGGATGACGCTGTTCATCGCGGTCTGGATCCTGTGGAACACGGTCACGCCCTTCGCGTTCGACCCGTACGCCTTCTTGTTCCTGACCCTCATCCTGAGCCTCCAGGCCTCCTACGCCGCGCCGCTGATCCTGCTGGCACAGAACCGGCAGGAGGACCGCGACCGGGTGGTCGCGACGCAGGATCGCGAGGCGACGGCCCGGGCCCATGCCGACATGGAGTTCCTGGCCCGGGAGGTGGCCTCGCTGCGGATGGCCATCGGCGAGGTCGCCACGCGCGACTACGTCCGTTCCGAACTGCGGTCGCTGCTGGCCGAGCTGGACGCACGGGAGGTCGAGCGTGCCGACGCCGAGGACGCCGACGAGCCGAGTGGGAAGCCTCACGAGGGGCGCGACTAACGCCGTCGGCACCCACTC comes from Nocardioides panacisoli and encodes:
- a CDS encoding DUF1003 domain-containing protein, with the translated sequence MTERRDERLDTPLKTRRRIHLPRYDADAFGVFAERFARFMGTATFLIWMTLFIAVWILWNTVTPFAFDPYAFLFLTLILSLQASYAAPLILLAQNRQEDRDRVVATQDREATARAHADMEFLAREVASLRMAIGEVATRDYVRSELRSLLAELDAREVERADAEDADEPSGKPHEGRD